Sequence from the Myxococcales bacterium genome:
CACCGCCAACGCGAACGTCCCCCTCTTCATCGCGATCACAATTTTTGACAAGCTTTCATTCTTCGTGGTCTGGGGGCTGTTCCAAGCCGCCGCAATCCGACAGTTCCTCGAGCGCGTTCCCATTCGCAAGATCATGGCCATCAAGGGTGCTTCCGAGTTGTTGCGCACGGTCAACAACTCATTGGCCGATGCGACCTTCTTGTTGGGCGTGACACAGCTCGTACAGACGGCGGAAGTAGGACGGGTCGTCGCCATTGCGAGCATCCCCTTTGTCGCTCACTTCGCGATCCTCTTGCTCCAGGCCACCCTCGCCCTCGGCTTGCTCGACGGTGGCGTCCTGGGCAACTCCGATGTCGCGCTGCTCGTGTTGGTGTGTTGGGTGATTGTTGGGGTCGTCTCGCTCGCGGTGCGGATGGGATATCTGCGCGTCGTTCTCAATCGATTGGGAATTGGGAGCTGGATCGACAGCGTGAAACCTCGCGAACTCCTCCCCTATGTCGGCTGGTTTGCCCTGTTCGGTGTATATGATGTCGGGATCCAGGGTTTGGCCGCTCGTTCGTTCGGCCTCGATATCGATTGGATCGCGCTAATGGCCCGAATCCCGATGATGTACGTCGTGATGTTGATTCCTTCGCTGGGCAACTTCGGAACTCGCGAGATCGCTTTCGCGAACTTGTTCGAGGAATTTGGAACCCGTGAGGCCCTCTACGCCTTCGCGTTCTGGACCAACACTATTTTTCTCGGCATGCACGTCATCATCGGTTCACTGTTTCTGGGCCGGGCCTTCGCACTCGTACGCGAAGTGCGCGTCGTGCGAAAACTTGGCCAGCCCGTGCCGAGGCCGATCTTGCGCGATGCGATCGACCCCTGAGCACACGCGGTTGGCGCATTTAGATTCGCGCCGTGGTTGGCGCATTTAGATTAGAGAACAGCCCTGCGGACCGGGGACTCGACCGATGAGCACAGACGGTCGCGAATGCGCACGAGAACACCTTTGATGTCGTCGTGGATCTCGAGCGGAGTCATGCCGCGCACGATCTCCTGAGCACGCAGTGGGCGGCCGAGGTAACGCGCGATCGGTCCTCGCGCCCCGAGCACCTGCTTGGCGTTTAGCTTGCAAAATTCCTTTTCGTCGCTCGGATCGGGGAGCCAGGATTCGAGCAGTCGATCGAGCTGGGGATCATCGCGATGCTTGGCCAGGCATCCCCGGATCGCGCGCGGCACCAGCAGATAACTCTCGATCTGGCGCCGTTTCCAGACCACGAACTCGAGTTTGGAAGCTTTGGGGTCGAACTTTTTGGGGTAAGCGCCTTCGAGGTGTTCGGGGTCGTCGCGATCGAGGATGCAGAGGCCTCGTGGCGGCTCTCCATCGCAGCGGGCCGCCTGTTCGACCATTC
This genomic interval carries:
- a CDS encoding flippase-like domain-containing protein; this encodes MKSVFNSIGRQLLPWSISIGALVYVFGYKIDWQSIPAATANANVPLFIAITIFDKLSFFVVWGLFQAAAIRQFLERVPIRKIMAIKGASELLRTVNNSLADATFLLGVTQLVQTAEVGRVVAIASIPFVAHFAILLLQATLALGLLDGGVLGNSDVALLVLVCWVIVGVVSLAVRMGYLRVVLNRLGIGSWIDSVKPRELLPYVGWFALFGVYDVGIQGLAARSFGLDIDWIALMARIPMMYVVMLIPSLGNFGTREIAFANLFEEFGTREALYAFAFWTNTIFLGMHVIIGSLFLGRAFALVREVRVVRKLGQPVPRPILRDAIDP